ACGAGATTGCCGATCGAGCCGATGAAGATCGCCTTGATCCGCCGCTCGGCGTCGGCGATGTCGAAGTGGTCAGAGGCCGGTTGGGTTGCTTGCTCAGTCACGTCCGGCCTCTCCGTTGGTCCTGGAAAAGGCCTACATCGCCTTTCCCAGCAAAAATGGCAACTGGCGGGGGCCTCTCACCGTGCCCTGCGACCAGGTCACGGTGCCTGCCGGATCAAGCCGGAAGTCGGGAATCCGCTTCAGCCATTCCTCCAGCGCAACCTGCATCTCCATGCGCGCAAGATTGGAACCGACGCAACGGTGGATGCCGAGGCCGAAGGCGGCGTGGCGGTTCTCGCGGCGGTCGATCACGACTTTGTCAGCGTCCGGAAACATTTTCGGGTCGCGGTTGGCGGCCGGGAACGACAGCAGCACCATGTTGCCCGTCTTGACCGGGCAGCCCGAGATCGTGGTCTCCTTGACCACCTCGCGGGCCATCGTCACCGGCGAATAAGCGCGCAGCAGTTCCTCCACCGCAGTCGGGATCAGCCCGGGCTCGGCGATCAGCCGCTCGCGGTCAACAGGCGTCTTGGCGAGATGCCAGAGCGAGGAGCCGATCGCGCTCCAGGTGGTGTCGATGCCGGCGATCAGGAGCAGCCGCAGCGAGCCCAGCACATGGGAATCCTCGAGCGGATTGCCCTCCTTGTCCTTCGCATTCATCAAATAGGAGATGAGGTCGTCGGTGGGCTTGTTCTTGCGCGCCTCGATGTGTCCGCTGAAATAGGCGCTCATCTCTTGCACGGCCTGGAGCAGCACGTTCTCGTCCTTGATGCCGAGCTCGAGGATCATGTGGATCCAGTTGATGAAGAGATCGCTGTCGGTCTCGGGAATGCCGAGCATATGTGCGATCGCACGCACCGGGATGTGCTTGGTGTAGCGCTCCGCCGCGTCGATCCGGCCTTCGGTGATGAAGCCGTCGATCAGCTCGTTGCAGATCGCGCGCACTCGCGGCTCGAGCTTTTTCATCGCGTCCGGCGTGAAAGGCGGCAGCAGCAGCTGCTTGGCCGGCTTGTGCACGGGCGGATCGGACGTGATCGGCGGGGCGGCGTTTTTGCTGGTGATCTCCGGCCGCACGTCGCGGACGATGATGCGGCGGGAGGAGAAATGCTCGGTGTCGTTGGCAATCGCGCGTACCGCCTCGTAGGTCGTCGGCATGTAGCAGCCGAGGAAGCGGTCGGTATGCACGACGGGGCTGGCGGCGCGCAATTCTTCCCAGATCGGGAAGGGGTCGTCGGTCCATTGCGGGTCGGTGTGGTCGAAATCATGGACCCAGTCGGTCACGGGCGGATGGGCGGCGGGCTGGCTGACGTCGGACATCTCGAAAATCCCTTGTAGCTCGTGTTCGCTGAAAGCACGCGGGGCGCGGGGGGAGGTCCCCGCTACTCTTCGATCACATCGATTGCGATTTCCGGGCAGTTGGATTTGGCAAGCCAGGCCTTGTCTTCGAGGCCCGGCGGCACGACGCCATCGCCAGCCTCATGGGCGTTGCCGTATTCGTCGAGCTCGAACAGCTCCGGCGCCAGCGCCTTGCAGCGTGCGTGGCCCTGGCACTTGTCGGGATCGACGTGAACCCTCAGTCGCTCTGTCATGGCGGCTTCCTCGGTCGTATGCGCCGGGCCCGAAGGGCGGCGCGTTCCTCGTGTCAATCTTGTCCGCGACATTTGCGGCTTATTCTAAGTTATATGATATTACATTCGCGACAGGCTTCCCCTGTCAAGGGCAAACTTATAGGCTTGACCGCAACATGCGCTCACAACTCGCCCGCAAGCCCGAGAAGACCTACCATCACGGCGATCTCCGCGACGCTCTGATCAAGGCCGCGCTCCGAGAGGCGGAGCAGGGCGGGGCTGAAGCGATCAGCATCAAGGCGCTGGCAAAGCAGCTCGGCGTCTCGCAGCCGGCGCCGTACCGGCACTTCGCGGATCGCGAGGCGCTGCTTGCGGCGGCGACGGCCGAAGCGTTCCGCCAGCTCAGTACGATCCTGCGCGAGGCGATGGCGAAGCCGTCGAAGCAATCGAAACTGTCGCGGTTGGCGCAGGCGACGCTCGATTTCGGCCTGCGCCGCAACGGCATCTACCGGTTGATGTTCGCATCCCGCATCGTGTCATGCGCGGCCAAGGGCAGCGAGCTGCACGCGGCGACGCGCGAGACGTTCGGGCTCGTGATCGAAGCCTTGGAAGCGCCCGCCGTCGGCTATTTGCGCGAGCGGCAGGCGCTGAAGATCTGGGCCGCGCTGCACGGCGTGGTGATGCTGGCCGAGCAGGGCCTGTTCACGGGCGAGTCGGCGCACGCCACGCGCGAGGAGCTGGTCGAGGATTTTGTCAACGAGACGAAGGCCGCGCTCGCGGTTGCGATCAAGGACGCGCGGCGCCAGAAGAAGGCTGGCGCCTAGGTTTTCGCCTTCAAGAGCCGCATCAGCTTCTCGACCGCGCTGTCTGGCGTTGTCACCACGGGACGGCCCGTCGCCTCTGCGACCAGCGGCGCAGTCGCCGCGATGCTGAACTGCGCCAGCGCAATGACGTCGCAATCGTGCAGGTCGCGCGAGGCTTCCGCGATCAGCCGGTCGTGCGTGGCGCGGTCGCCGCGGTCGAGCGCCGCCAGTGCGCCCTCGGCGAGCTTCGGCACGATCTGGACGGAGGCGGGAAACTCCGGCGGCATCGATACCAACGTCGGCGGGAAGGTCGAGAGCAGGCCGATCCGCTTGCCCATCGTCACGGCACGCTCGATCATGGCTTCGTTCGGCTTCAGCACCGGCATCGGCGCATGCGCCCGCGCTACCGCCTCGATGCAGGGACCGAAGGCCGAGCAGGTGAACAGGATCGCATTTGCTCCGGTCGCCGCCGCATAGTCGCCGAGCGCAAGGAAACGCTCGGTCATGGCATCATTGAGCTCGCCGTCGCGCGCCAGATCCGCCGACAGGCTGTCGTCGAGCAGGTTCATCAGCCGCGCCTCCGGCCACGCCTGCGCGAACGCCGCCTCGATCGGGGCGATGGAATGCTTGAGGGCGTGGATCAGGGCGATGCGAGGAGGCGTGCTCATTGCAGGTGACTACCTGATATGTCTCGTGCCCCGGACGCAGCGCAATGCGTAGTATTGCGCTGCAGAGCCGGGGCCAATCGCGGCTGCCGGGTCCCGGCTCTGCGCAGCAGCGTTGCACGCTGCAGCGCGTCCGGGACACGAGAGAAGTTATTTGAACGGCACCGCGTACATCAAGCCGCCCTTGCTCCAGAGGCCATTGAGGCCGCGCTCGAGCTTGAGCGGGCTCGCCTTGCCGACATTGCGCTCGTAGATCTCGCCGTAATTGCCGGTGGCCTTGATCGCGATGACCAGCCATTTGTTGTCGAGCCCGAGCCGCGAGCCGAGATCGCCGGAGGCACCCAACAGCCGCTGGATCGCAGGCGTCTGCGACTTCGTCATCTCCTCGACATTGGCCTGCGTGACGCCGAGCTCCTCGGCTTCGATCAGGCCGTAATGCAGCCAGGTGATGATGTCGCTCCAGACTTCGTCGCCGTTGCGGGTGAAGGGGCCGAGCGGCTCCTTGCTGATGGTCTGCGGCAACACGACGTAATCGGCCGGGTTCGGTGCGGCGGTCGTCACGGCGCCGGCGAGCGCCGAGGCATCCTGGGTCATGGCATCGCAGCGGCCGCCGAAGAAGGTCTGGTACATGGTGTCGACGCGGTCGAACACCAGCGGCTTCCAGTCGATGCCGTTGGCCCGGCCGTAATCGCCGAGCGTGACCTCATGCGTGGTGCCCTGCGCGACGCAGACCGTGGCACCCTTGAGGTCCTTCAGCTCCTTCACGCCGAGGTCCTTCTTCACGACAAAGCCCTGGCCGTCGTAGAAATTGATCGGACCCTGGCGCAGGCCCAGCGTCACGCCGCGCAAATAGGTCTGGGTCGAGTTGCGGTAGAGCACATCGATCTCGCCCGATTGCAGGGCTGTGAAGCGGTTTTGCGCCGTCAGAGAGACGTAGCGCACCTTGCTGGGATCACCGAGCACGCCGGCGGCGAGCGCGCGGCAATAGTCGACGTCGAGACCCTTGTAATTGCCTTGCGAGTCCGGTGCCGAGAAACCAGCGAAGCCGGCGCTGACGCCGCACACCAGCGTGCCGCGGCTCTTCACCGTGTCCAGCGTCGCCGCCGATGCGACAACCGTCGATGCCGCGAGCACGCCCGCTGCGATAACCACTTTCCTCATTCTACTCTCCCCTCAGTGATTGACACTACGCAACACGTTGTCGACGGCCGTGCCGAGCTTGTCGACAATCTGATCGATCTCGTCGGCCGAGGCGATATAGGGCGGCGCCAGCAGCACATGGTCGCCGCGGACGCCGTCCACGGTGCCGCCGCCGGGATAGCAGCCGAGCCCGTTAGCAAAGGCCTCCGCCTTGATCTTCTGGTGCAGCTTGAGCGCTGGGTCGAACGAGGTGCGGCTGGCCCGATCGGCGACGAGCTCGATCGCCCAGAACAGGCCGCGCCCGCGGATGTCGCCGACATGGCGATGATTGCCGAATCGCTCGGTCAGCCGCTGCTCGAGCTGCTTGCCGCGCTCCCTCACGCGATCGAGCAGGCGGTCCTCGCGGATCACATCCTGCACCGCAAGCGCGGCTGCGCAGGCGAGGGGATGGGCGAGATAAGTGTGGCCGTGCTGGAACGCGCCGGAGCCGGACCGGATGGTATCGATGATCTCTCTGCTCGCGAGCATCGCGCCGATCGGCTGGTAGCCGCCGCCGAGACCCTTTGCAATCGCCTGGATGTCAGGTGAGATGCCTTCCTGCTCCCAGGCATGCGTCGTGCCGGTGCGGCCCATGCCGCTCATGACCTCGTCGAGAATGAGCAGCGCGCCATGCCGGTTACAGATCTCGCGCACCGCCTTGAAGTAGCCGTCCGGCGCCGTCACCGCGCCGGCGGTGGCGCCGACAACGGGCTCGGCGAGGAACGCCGCGACACTGTTCGGGCCGAGGCGCTGGAACTCGGCCTCCAGCTCCGCGGCAAGGCGCGCGACGAACTGCGCATCCGACTCGCCGTCGTTCTTCTCGTGATAGGCGAAGGCCGGCGTCACATGGCTGAACGCGGCCGAGAGCAGCGGCGCATAGGGTGCGCGGCGCCAGGCATTGCCGCCGGCGGCGAGCGCGCCGAGCGTGTTGCCGTGATAGCTCTGCCGCCGCGCGATGAAATGCTGCCGCTGCGGCTCACCGCGCTCGATGAAATATTGCCGCGCCAGCTTGATGCTGGCTTCGATCGCCTCCGATCCGCCGCTGACGAAATAGGCGTAGGCGAGACCGCCGGGCTCGTGCCCGACCAGCGTCTCCGCGAGCGCCTCGGCCGGCTCGGATGAGAAGAACGCGGTGTGGGCATAGGCCAGCGTGGAGGCCTGCTTGGCAATCGCCGCGATCACGCGCGGATGCTGGTGGCCGAGGCAGGAGACCGCCGCCCCGCCGGAGGCATCGATCACGCGGCGCCCATCCTCGGCGAAGAGATAGACGCCTTCGCCGCCGATCGCCTTGGG
The genomic region above belongs to Bradyrhizobium arachidis and contains:
- a CDS encoding cytochrome P450, with amino-acid sequence MSDVSQPAAHPPVTDWVHDFDHTDPQWTDDPFPIWEELRAASPVVHTDRFLGCYMPTTYEAVRAIANDTEHFSSRRIIVRDVRPEITSKNAAPPITSDPPVHKPAKQLLLPPFTPDAMKKLEPRVRAICNELIDGFITEGRIDAAERYTKHIPVRAIAHMLGIPETDSDLFINWIHMILELGIKDENVLLQAVQEMSAYFSGHIEARKNKPTDDLISYLMNAKDKEGNPLEDSHVLGSLRLLLIAGIDTTWSAIGSSLWHLAKTPVDRERLIAEPGLIPTAVEELLRAYSPVTMAREVVKETTISGCPVKTGNMVLLSFPAANRDPKMFPDADKVVIDRRENRHAAFGLGIHRCVGSNLARMEMQVALEEWLKRIPDFRLDPAGTVTWSQGTVRGPRQLPFLLGKAM
- a CDS encoding ferredoxin, translating into MTERLRVHVDPDKCQGHARCKALAPELFELDEYGNAHEAGDGVVPPGLEDKAWLAKSNCPEIAIDVIEE
- a CDS encoding TetR/AcrR family transcriptional regulator, which translates into the protein MRSQLARKPEKTYHHGDLRDALIKAALREAEQGGAEAISIKALAKQLGVSQPAPYRHFADREALLAAATAEAFRQLSTILREAMAKPSKQSKLSRLAQATLDFGLRRNGIYRLMFASRIVSCAAKGSELHAATRETFGLVIEALEAPAVGYLRERQALKIWAALHGVVMLAEQGLFTGESAHATREELVEDFVNETKAALAVAIKDARRQKKAGA
- a CDS encoding aspartate/glutamate racemase family protein; this translates as MSTPPRIALIHALKHSIAPIEAAFAQAWPEARLMNLLDDSLSADLARDGELNDAMTERFLALGDYAAATGANAILFTCSAFGPCIEAVARAHAPMPVLKPNEAMIERAVTMGKRIGLLSTFPPTLVSMPPEFPASVQIVPKLAEGALAALDRGDRATHDRLIAEASRDLHDCDVIALAQFSIAATAPLVAEATGRPVVTTPDSAVEKLMRLLKAKT
- a CDS encoding amino acid ABC transporter substrate-binding protein, whose product is MRKVVIAAGVLAASTVVASAATLDTVKSRGTLVCGVSAGFAGFSAPDSQGNYKGLDVDYCRALAAGVLGDPSKVRYVSLTAQNRFTALQSGEIDVLYRNSTQTYLRGVTLGLRQGPINFYDGQGFVVKKDLGVKELKDLKGATVCVAQGTTHEVTLGDYGRANGIDWKPLVFDRVDTMYQTFFGGRCDAMTQDASALAGAVTTAAPNPADYVVLPQTISKEPLGPFTRNGDEVWSDIITWLHYGLIEAEELGVTQANVEEMTKSQTPAIQRLLGASGDLGSRLGLDNKWLVIAIKATGNYGEIYERNVGKASPLKLERGLNGLWSKGGLMYAVPFK
- a CDS encoding aspartate aminotransferase family protein; this translates as MSTRTSRVLHRSLRETPPKAIGGEGVYLFAEDGRRVIDASGGAAVSCLGHQHPRVIAAIAKQASTLAYAHTAFFSSEPAEALAETLVGHEPGGLAYAYFVSGGSEAIEASIKLARQYFIERGEPQRQHFIARRQSYHGNTLGALAAGGNAWRRAPYAPLLSAAFSHVTPAFAYHEKNDGESDAQFVARLAAELEAEFQRLGPNSVAAFLAEPVVGATAGAVTAPDGYFKAVREICNRHGALLILDEVMSGMGRTGTTHAWEQEGISPDIQAIAKGLGGGYQPIGAMLASREIIDTIRSGSGAFQHGHTYLAHPLACAAALAVQDVIREDRLLDRVRERGKQLEQRLTERFGNHRHVGDIRGRGLFWAIELVADRASRTSFDPALKLHQKIKAEAFANGLGCYPGGGTVDGVRGDHVLLAPPYIASADEIDQIVDKLGTAVDNVLRSVNH